A single region of the Thermoplasma sp. Kam2015 genome encodes:
- a CDS encoding transcription elongation factor Spt5, giving the protein MENAKEYEWISFDAPERLEAGAGESINLRFSVKNIQNVKRKFRFTAEYSIQENDNTVDWKSVFNISKKNEISMVGSGKFQDDVDIDPLKSRNFDITIQAPKGAYPNDTLKIHFSVESEDGVHSFSRDVSIVLRPVIVALKTTVGSEIQVAVDLNNRAEKDREDRSEGGNKVPSEVYAIMAPYEIKGYIFVETMHPDRISYLARDIRGYKGMVSGKIDLEEIAHYLTPKPAVSGLELGSLVELVEGPFKGEKAKIISIDSVKEEVTVQLVESMVPIPVTVKAESIRQLK; this is encoded by the coding sequence ATGGAGAATGCCAAAGAATATGAATGGATATCATTCGATGCCCCAGAACGCCTGGAGGCAGGTGCAGGGGAATCGATAAATCTAAGATTCAGCGTAAAGAATATTCAGAATGTGAAAAGAAAATTCCGCTTTACGGCAGAGTACAGCATACAGGAGAACGATAACACCGTAGACTGGAAATCGGTCTTTAACATCAGCAAGAAGAACGAGATCTCGATGGTCGGCAGCGGAAAATTTCAGGATGATGTGGACATAGATCCGCTCAAATCAAGGAATTTTGATATAACGATACAGGCACCGAAGGGTGCATATCCAAACGATACTCTTAAGATACACTTCTCCGTGGAATCGGAGGATGGCGTTCACAGCTTTTCCAGAGACGTGAGCATTGTGCTCAGGCCAGTGATCGTTGCTCTGAAGACCACGGTTGGATCGGAAATACAGGTTGCGGTTGATCTGAATAACAGGGCCGAGAAGGACCGGGAAGACAGATCCGAGGGCGGCAACAAGGTGCCCAGCGAGGTCTATGCCATAATGGCCCCATACGAGATAAAGGGCTATATTTTCGTCGAGACGATGCATCCGGACAGGATATCGTATCTGGCCAGGGATATAAGGGGATACAAGGGCATGGTGTCCGGAAAGATAGATCTGGAGGAGATAGCCCATTACCTGACGCCAAAGCCAGCTGTTTCAGGCCTTGAGCTTGGATCTCTCGTTGAACTGGTGGAAGGGCCGTTCAAGGGAGAAAAGGCGAAGATCATATCCATAGATTCTGTTAAAGAAGAGGTCACCGTGCAGCTCGTGGAAAGCATGGTGCCCATACCTGTGACCGTGAAGGCAGAATCCATAAGGCAGCTAAAATGA
- a CDS encoding protein translocase SEC61 complex subunit gamma, giving the protein MSIEDKAEEIQQGIERRFSSIGKGKYARILRMARKPTRDEYIKVLIITAVGLLIIGGVGFIIYLIMDVYFKIP; this is encoded by the coding sequence GTGTCGATTGAAGATAAGGCTGAGGAAATTCAGCAGGGTATTGAGCGAAGGTTTTCCAGCATCGGGAAGGGTAAATACGCAAGGATCCTTCGAATGGCCAGGAAACCTACAAGGGATGAATACATAAAGGTGCTGATCATTACTGCTGTTGGCCTCCTTATAATAGGTGGGGTTGGCTTTATAATATACCTGATCATGGACGTTTACTTCAAGATACCTTAA